tttccaataTTAGGGTAGTGTTATTGGTTGTTTGcgctcatttactcttattctgcatataaattttttaagtataagcTTGTAttggttattttgaaattgggggtctaaacattcactagtgTTTTATACACCAAGTGAATTTACAGAGTAAAAGCAAGTAAGTTGTAACTTAAAATTGAAGGTCTAAACAAGCATTAGGGTTTTCACACTAATTGAGCTTTCAGAATGGTATACCCTACATATGAGagaaaattattgtatactcTAGGAGTATATATACTTCCTCCCTCCCACAGAGGGGTGGGTCTCACCCACCATGGGGCTTATTTCTCTATGAGACGGAAGGAGCATATTCCCAGAGTTTGCAATAACAACCCATATATGGGGGTAGTatgtgtaatttaaaaaataaaaaataaattcatccTATATATCAGGATGCCCATTCATTGCATTAGTAagttaaataaatgaataatccAGGATGATTGGATCCCGTCATATGAAAAAGGATTAGATAATTAAATCCCACACCACATCACACGGATTACAAAAGATGTAAATATAAGGTTCTCTACACATTAACCCTTATTGAATTTAATACGGTGCATCAAACATATTATTATTTCACACGTTGTCCTTTTCCTAATTATACCATTATTATTCAGAATCCAAACAAGTAGAAACTCCATCACTGGAAGAACAAATCTCAAAACAGCAAAGACATCAACACTACGCACCAACGCACTTTGGGTGATTGCAGCACCAGACTCGTTGTAAAATAGAAGCTGTCTTGGGTTCAACAACAAcaccttctttttttgggtgatttttcatttgattttgaagCAATTCGCTGCATGTAAAGCTGTTCCAATTCATTTAGTATGTTTTCAACAACAGCTTCATCTAATGCCTGATTCTTACCTTCACCAGATTTTTCTACATATTTTGAAGCTCTACGCTGCATGTAAACCTGTCCCAATTCTGTTAGTAAGTTCAATTCGGGATATCTTACAAGTATACAACATCTCATTCCTCTTCACACAAatttgctggtttttttttaagaaatgttaTGGACACAagaaaaattcacaacatttccaaattaacatttaaaaaaaaattaattggagATTATTGTCGGCCTATGTGAAAGTTGGCATGTTAATTTGAGaatgttatgaaattgttatgatattttgtttgtgttcttggtattactatattttttattttttttaaaaactccaTTACCCTAAAATTGAGAAGTATAGCTAAATAAtaattctctttaaaaaaaaaaaggggggggggggggggggagagctTTTATGGTGGTCATGCACACGgcataataaaatatgattgaTTTTTATAGGGAAAAAAGTTTTATAGAATATTTGATGAAGACCAAAAACAATAAATGGCATGGATTTCATAGATGGttaagtttaaaatttgaagTAAAGAGTTTCAAGACTAGTTCATCTAAAGACACTATTCAAAGACTAATAAATGCTCAATTATGAGCTCTAatacaaacttttcaaaaaataaaaatacacatgTTAATGATTCATTGGCTTAcacaaacaaattattattttttaaatgtagtATAAATCTTATTTAATATAACATcaagagtgtgtttggttggggtgaaaataaggaggatggaaaataagGAGAGGAAAATATGATggaaaatgatgttttctacTGTTGGTTGAGGAAGGAAAATATGAGAGATAGAAAATAGGGGAGAAAGTTTTCCCTCCTAGGCtcactttttttatcctcccaaattgggaggaaaatgagGAGGGAAAAATGTTAAGAAATGCATTTTACACAAATACCCTCTCACCTACCCCTCActttatttcttacatattatgtaacaagggtataatagtcaatttatataaattacattttccatcttTCACTTTTTCTCCCCaaccaaataaaagagttttccaccttCCCACTtctccacccctccaaccaaacacacaagagggaaaaccaaatattttctatcctcctacttttccatccttctccaattttctatcctcccacttttccacccttccaaccaaatggaccctaaatgCATCTTAATCACTACCCTTAGGGCAATCATTAACAAAatcattaatttatattttctataagttTACCTATATTGCTATATTAATCCTTGTAAGGGAATCAGTGTAGTGAAATGAATTTAAATCATTTTCTAGTGCAAGCCTTTCTAGCTTTCCCTAGAGAGAGTGAGTGGCCCTCTGAGTGAGTCAAAATTAATCCTTAAGTGAGTGAGTCCCTAAGTACACTATTAGAGAGGTTGAGGGAGTCTCTCCTCAAGGGGATATGGAGCACTATTGATTCCTTGAGTCTATCCTATTTCTTTACTATAGAGAGTAATAATTTCAGCCAATTATGATTTGACACGTAATATCACTAAATTAAAGTAGTACGTTCAAAATGGCTGATTATAGGGTGCTATatactactctctctctcttttgagaGGAAGTTGCTTCATACTACTTACTAGGATGCGCTATCTTAATTCATAGATTATtggaaatttgccaagtgtcactAAATAAACATTCCAAAGAATGCTCAAGAGCCAATTACACGTTGACACACGTTgagatttaatttaaaatacaaGCAGTTTAATTAAATGTTAtcgtattttattttaaattcaattaagacACTTTTGACTAATCAAATGATTTCATGTGCCCCTtggagaataaaatattattctttttctcaataaataaataaatatttatttatttatttatttatcaataaaaagCATAAATATGCTTTTGGTTAGCTAAGTTGTTGGCtaaagtaattttatttaaatttccttATTTTGATAGTAAATTTTTAGGTAATGCGCCTTCTTTGTGTTAGCTAAGTtgttgaaatgttttttttattattaatttaagcAAATGAAGAAAAGGATACAAAGAAACACGCTTCAAAAGAGTTAggacacaaataaaataaaataaaatgaaaaataaaaataaaacaaaaatttataaggaccaaaatgaaaccatcccaaaaatttgacTGAAAGCAATTTAATACTAATTAACAACGGTAAATgacaataaaacaataataaagtaACAATAATATCACTGGTAGGACAAAAAAAGTACTAACAATATTTGGTTGTGATTGTTATGGTCTCATAGTATACAGCCTGTACATTTGGGGtatcttcttcttgtttttgtttttaagtgctgttatttatcaaaataataataatatgtataTCTCTGGGTTAATGGAGCTAATGGGATTTAATTGTATCAGGTTTTGCCTGATCTGCTTTTAAGTCAGTCAGATATGGTTGCCATTAGACATTTGTACATTGTAGAAATATGAGCAGGCTGGTGGCTTGGTGCACTGTCTGTTACTTCTGATTTTCCCAGCTTTAGAATCACTTTGCTAtctataaaatgtttttgtGAAACCTAATTCTCTATTTATCTGATGAAATAGTTGGATTGGGTATACTAGGGATTGATGGATTCGATCAATTTGAGTGATATGGGTATAAAATATTGTCGTTGAGATTGGTTCCATATTGTGAACAACATTCATTTTTGGAACATTAACGTTTAGATGTTATTATGTAGACGAAATCTGGATATCATCGTAAAAGTAGAATCTCTatctttcatttaatttttactctttccaattttttgctatttcttgttttttgccCTTTGCCATACAAAAGATACCAACGGTTTAAATCTATCATTTCCTATATTTTTGTAgctattgaattatataaaaataaaagtaattagCATATTACTTAGCGAATTAATGAGatatcattctctctctctctctctctctctctctctctctctctcaattgtaCAACTAGGACacttaaacaatttttaaaagaaaagaagtgaaaGGAAAAGGATTGGATACTTACCTGCAAGTTTCCCAAgagataaagaaataataataggCCAAAGGTAGAAATTCCAAGTGCAAAGATGTTTTCCCATATGTACGTACTTGTTTGGAGGTTTGAACCATAAGAACTGCAGGCACAACTATAATGTATGAGAGTCTGAAACACtaatcttaaaaatttataactacAATCATAAAATGAGAATTTACAAAATTATACAGGAAATGCATAAGTTAAGATAAGATATGCAGTAGTGGAAGCATGTAAGAGtaacacaataacacaaagAATTACATAGTTCGGTCTTGATGACCTACGTCCACAAAGAAAACCCTTAAGGCCCACATCTTTTAAGCCTAAATTAGACCTAACCTGGTCTGTTTACCAAGTCTAAGAACACATCATACACACACgatagagtttcaacctataacaTCAACTCCATGATActtgttctttattatcaaatcaagataccaatttatttttggtgtaggcaaagTTCAACccagatttattattcaatgatatgaaactttactaattgagctaactgaaacccacataccatatatatatatatatatatatgttgagtTTTGTTTAGAGTAATGTTTATAGTACTATGTATATAGTTAAAGAACAAAACATACCAGAGCATCTCTAGGATAAAAGCATATTAGTTCTATTAGtagcaaactaaaaaaaaattaaaaaattaaaaaataaaaaaaaaacttgtaatttagatccaaatgtataaaaaatttgtaaaaaattcaaTACGGATATTTAtatactagtctcatcacacgtgTTTTGCACGTGCGATGATgctctttttgtttatttattttaggtttagtgTCATACAATTTAAAAGTGAGATAAAGATAGTGTCCTAATGCTTAGGATCTTTCTCCATGAGTTAGTGGCTGATGTGAATGGAATAAActatttgaaattaaaacttttttttttttaactctcacGTAGAGGCATTGGAATTCAAATAAGAGAAGTAATCTttctaaaacatatatataaataaccgtgcatatttttttgaaaaaaatagataaggTAATGtggaataatatttaaaagtgaGATAGAGATAGTGTCCTAATTTTTGGGGAGAATGGAgaagggaaatgaaaaaagtccaaaacttaggaacaataaattattcttttaaccaGTTTGtgtattttgttaaaattatttaactaaaagatatgAGTATTTTAGAGTGTTtaaaaatttgtgtaaggaTATTTTAGTACACAAAATGATGAAACCCAAATAGAGAATCCtgttattaatagtatagataaacaATTCAAGGATTaactattttctttctattgTGATTCAATGTTTATTAGGAAATTCATGGTTTAAATATGTGTGACTGTGAGGACGAGTGATTCTACTTAACGATTTTACCACGTAAGAAAtagagaataaaataaatttttttattaaatgaggTCACTAATAAAATCTAGGAGAACTAATAACTATTTTAACTATTAGAAAAATAAGAATAGATATAGTAATTGCCATGAGcctagtgatttttttttttttttttttgagaagcatgaACCTAGTGACTTAGTGATATTGCTTAGTTTCTATTACGATCGAGGAGATCAATGAATCAAGTCCCTTTACTTGTTGTAAcaactgatatatatatttggaataGTAAAGGGTGCAAACCTTAAATTTCGCACGCCCCACCAGGCagagtaaattaatttttttggaaaatctgTGGACTCTAAGATCCCGGACTTACGGGCTTCGAGAAATATTCCAAAATCAAAGGTACTTGTATTTGTTGAACCAATTGAGCAGAAATCATGTAAAGCAGAGAGATTTCCAAAACGGTGGTAACAGTTAAAAGAACCTTGGATGCATCCACCTTGATGCAAACACACTTTACGCCAACAAGATATCAGTCGTTGAGTTGAGAAAAAATACCAAAAGGCTCCTGCTACCTAAACGATCATAAAACCCATTAAACATTAAGGTATGTTTGGTACACTGAATGTAGATTACATTagcaattataatttttttttttttttaatttgagaaacacacacacacacacatatataggggaagagGAATGAGATAAGGGTATGCACTATTACCATCTATTAATAGAAGACGTTGTAATGAAATAACTATTACTATACATAAATTTGGTTGTTACATATGGAAAGCTTGTAAAAGATGAtgtataagaaaattttatatttttggaaatatattactGTTAAAACTTATTATATGCACTAAGGAATATCTATTATATtcattttaaagaagaaaaactatttttcaatttaaaaaatagttattccAATGTAATAACTAATCCGAGAAATAAAGATGCAATCAAATGACCAAATTACATTACACATTAATAGCTACTATATTACAAGAGCTATTACAACATAGCAAATGTGCCTTTAGTAAATTTCGAGGGAAAAGACTAGGATCATGAATTGTTTTACAACTTCTTGCTACAACTATAACATATCAGAGTGTGATTGGTGAACAAAAAATGTTGAGTCCATGTGTAAATGATGGTTAACTACCCACAATCTACCGTGtgagaatagtaaaaaaaaattgtggaataaTTTGTGATCCTAAAACTACTTATTTTGCAGATATCAAAACAAAATGCTAATAACTATTACAACAATAtcaataaaagagaaaaagaattgaaTAAATATGAAGCGTCCacttaatttctttaaaatattttttattttttaatttaaaaagaagtaatataaataagtCATCCTCTATATGCCAATgtaaaataggaaaaagaaatCGCTATGTAAGAAAACTTTAAACTTACATGACCACCAAGGAggaataaaaagaaattgaatgaaGCTCTGATCAGTATGGGAATATTTTTAAATTCCTCCAGTTCCTTCAAGGATTGGTAGATTTGAAGAACTCTTGGCACATATTGGATGAGAAGAACAATGTTCAAGATTGTTACATTATTTGTATATTTAGCGCGTCTCATTTCTAAGAGTGCGTTTGTCATTAACACCTGAATGGATTGCAAGAACATTCGTGTTTAGAGTCAATggatatataaattaataactatgaatgtattagaatttgtacgtttttagaccccttaaaacaaaaGTCGTTTaatctagttatttagccaagtgattacttagataaattattcagatctaggttaatacaagaaaatcatattatgcaaataatgtagaaatataaagaacacgcGATATGATaacttaggaaaaccaaaccggtaaaaaacttgagaaggatttaacctagctatccttaaggtaaaatagattcactatgaaagaattaaagtttgtacaataagacttagaccactaacatcctattgctacatcgaatagaaaacttactaccacaactACATGATAGCTCTGAgttcacggactacttctttctttgatccactacaaccacaagttctcctacttgtgattttgagactccacttagaagtttcaaatcttctttaagttctttatgcagcaattgAAGCGATCACTAAGTTTTTTacatgaatcttgatcttggTAACcttaagtgtgtatgaaggtaaataCCTCTAGATCTTacaagagattcaacacacagcACATCAGAAAGACTTCTAAAACGTAGGAAGGGTTTCTCTTTTTATACTTGGAGTaaaacacaaaaccctacattgtagaaaaacaatctgcacgaggttcgattgatcgagtctaatttttgatcgatcgagccttgcagatttagtCTAATAAAttctgcaatcactcgattccaattttacaaataaacGCACTTTGAatagcctaaatctagactctaagttttgatcatggtttgtcaaTACATTACaaattaaagttctaatacatttaattcctaaagtcttagaacctaacaaaatttgtttcaaatttttatttttattactaatattatatttgaagttttgttgttggaaaataattttgttgTCAAATAAGTAACATAACGTTCCTTATCCAAGAAGAAAAATTCTTTGTCctttgaaaattagatttttttttttttattttggttttttttttacataatagaatttcaacttatggtaTCAACTCCAAGATAATTgatctttattattagaccaaaacactaattgatttttggtatagACGAGGTTCAAacctcaaatcttttattcgataaaaaaactttactaattgagttaactaaaacccacataaatcacatattagaGCTTTATTCTATAGCCACtactattaaaaaatagaaataataaacaTTGGCATAGTGTGTCAAACACatttagggcatgtttggtaggCTATAATAAacactgtaatgtaatagttatttatATGATTTAGCTATTCTTtcgtttggttatgtttttattacaaagaaTAGCCATTAGTTATAAATAgatattcttcaaaatgaggaataactatttcTCTTTAAAATGGTTGTATTAGTTATTCCTTAGtaagtgcaataatttcaaaacttattatatttctaaataaacaaactttccatatacattcaacaattttaaaaatataaaatcataaaaaataacatatgtctctcttaattttttttttttaaaaatagcaacttttaaggagatataattgtatgcgtaagatatttcctaaaataaatcttaagttttatttaaatattataactcacaaccaaacttatgaatatgtttagttattacattacaacacattttatgcCTAGTAATAAAGATTTCAATTCATGTCGTAATCTCTATTCTGTGTACCAAAAATAGTGGTAAAGCCAAAAATTAGCTCATCCGGGCCgaaatataattttgatgattaagtgttttttaatatattatacacTTAATATTTATAGTAGGATAAATATATAGTGTTATAGACACAATTCAACATGTAAATCAagtattttataattcaatgtGTAATACATAAAATACACCCATTAAACTTTAGCAAAGTTGAGTCAAGATTGACAAAAAGATTCAATATctttaatcaaaattatttttttcatgagaTTATCCCTTTAACTTTTGAGATAACGGTTAAGGTAACTATATAttcataataatttataaataccCAATTAATTTAAGTACTTATTATACACAACTCATCATTAATAAGATTGTGACTTTATTCAAATGAATATTAGAAGCCTCAGACTTTCGTATAAATGTATATAGTTTAACAAATACTTCATGAATAAGTTATACTTTCTATCTGTAAAATTTAGTGTAATCTTGATTTTGGCCtgttcaatttaaaaaaaatggatttggtCCCTAAAATTTCACAAAGAAAACATTTTCCTACCTAAAATTTAGGGTAAGTTCAATTTTGGCTCCCTATATATGAggttggttcaatttttttttttgacagggAGGTCGGTTCAATTTATTCCATAATAAATGGGGTGCCTTGATgtacccttttttttggggggggggggggggagagaaaGTTGATGTACCGTTAGTTGTGTaaagaaaatgaagataccaaattgtgcctttttaaaaaattgaaggaccaattttgaaatttttaaatttgagtggCTAAGTGTATTCCTTTATCCTATTCTATTTTATCATCTACTATATCAATTACTAGCCTCATAGCATGCGTGATGAAGATACCAAATTGtgcctttttaaaaaattgaaggaaCACCACCGCACCCCTTAgtgtgatggtcacttcacatgtataaatgtttgtggagtATGAGAGTAAGAGCCGGAATTCAAGTTTCCTGaagggaacttcacacacatatacacttagattatgttaaatgagaaattctatcttgtataaaaataaataaataaataaagtaccaaatttgaaatttttaagttttagtgGATAAGTGCATTCCCTTATCCtattctattttactatttactttatcaattattagCCTCATCATACGCGCACGCAATAAggctttcccttttttttagtggtcatagcaaaaaaaaaaaattgtgttctttttaaagaaaaaaaaaaacagcaaacaTGAGTTgtataacttatttttcttttaaaaaaaaaaaaaaaacatataattacTTTAAAGAAATAAGTTAGTAgaaaaatatttctattttgtaaacaatgttttagtggaagaATGGTcctatcttttaattttgtttttacttaaacCTAATAGTGTAGgaaaattttagaacaaaaaaaaattccgatCCAAACAAGGATAGtctttaaatagtagtaaagATACCATACCATTTTTAATAATCCCcacatttgaatttttattttatcatacaacacgttaaaaaaatatatctcaaaTCCATATCTATTCTCACCCATCTATCtcttctctctaatttttttttgtctcttccACTAAAACCACCTACTACCTGCTGCCACCACCTGCTGCCACCACCTACTGCCACCATCTCCACCATGAACAAACCCAAAAAGGCtaccaaaactcaaacaaaccAACCCTGCCAGCCACCACCGCctaaacaaaacccacaaataacccacaaaacccagaaaaatcaaacccacaCCAATCCAATAATATCACCACAGTCAGAACCAAATAAAACCCGCAAATGAACAACAAAACCCAGCAAAATCGAACCCACACCAATCCAACAATATCAT
This portion of the Castanea sativa cultivar Marrone di Chiusa Pesio chromosome 7, ASM4071231v1 genome encodes:
- the LOC142642559 gene encoding cyclic nucleotide-gated ion channel 1-like isoform X2 — its product is MQAIESWYNILLVSSRAIALSLDPLFFFVPVIHEDKKCISEDKKMWINAIFWRSVLDFIYLVHVVVKFYNNKKGASNTASTKHQRHPRMCFMFDIIVILPIPQVLMTNALLEMRRAKYTNNVTILNIVLLIQYVPRVLQIYQSLKELEEFKNIPILIRASFNFFLFLLGGHVAGAFWYFFSTQRLISCWRKVCLHQGGCIQGSFNCYHRFGNLSALHDFCSIGSTNTSTFDFGIFLEARKSGILESTDFPKKLIYSAWWGVRNLSSYGSNLQTSTYIWENIFALGISTFGLLLFLYLLGNLQVYMQRRASKYVEKSGEGKNQALDEAVVENILNELEQLYMQRIASKSNEKSPKKRRCCC
- the LOC142642559 gene encoding cyclic nucleotide-gated ion channel 1-like isoform X3; its protein translation is MTTPRQSNQTQGNDARKAIESWYNILLVSSRAIALSLDPLFFFVPVIHEDKKCISEDKKMWINAIFWRSVLDFIYLVHVVVKFYNNKKGASNTASTKHQRHPRMCFMFDIIVILPIPQVLMTNALLEMRRAKYTNNVTILNIVLLIQYVPRVLQIYQSLKELEEFKNIPILIRASFNFFLFLLGGHVAGAFWYFFSTQRLISCWRKVCLHQGGCIQGSFNCYHRFGNLSALHDFCSIGSTNTSTFDFGIFLEARKSGILESTDFPKKLIYSAWWGVRNLSSYGSNLQTSTYIWENIFALGISTFGLLLFLYLLGNLQVYMQRRASKYVEKSGEALHAANCFKIK
- the LOC142642559 gene encoding cyclic nucleotide-gated ion channel 1-like isoform X4 is translated as MTTPRQSNQTQGNDARKAIESWYNILLVSSRAIALSLDPLFFFVPVIHEDKKCISEDKKMWINAIFWRSVLDFIYLVHVVVKFYNNKKGASNTASTKHQRHPRMCFMFDIIVILPIPQVLMTNALLEMRRAKYTNNVTILNIVLLIQYVPRVLQIYQSLKELEEFKNIPILIRASFNFFLFLLGGHVAGAFWYFFSTQRLISCWRKVCLHQGGCIQGSFNCYHRFGNLSALHDFCSIGSTNTSTFDFGIFLEARKSGILESTDFPKKLIYSAWWGVRNLSSYGSNLQTSTYIWENIFALGISTFGLLLFLYLLGNLQLYMQRIASKSNEKSPKKRRCCC
- the LOC142642559 gene encoding cyclic nucleotide-gated ion channel 1-like isoform X1, which encodes MTTPRQSNQTQGNDARKAIESWYNILLVSSRAIALSLDPLFFFVPVIHEDKKCISEDKKMWINAIFWRSVLDFIYLVHVVVKFYNNKKGASNTASTKHQRHPRMCFMFDIIVILPIPQVLMTNALLEMRRAKYTNNVTILNIVLLIQYVPRVLQIYQSLKELEEFKNIPILIRASFNFFLFLLGGHVAGAFWYFFSTQRLISCWRKVCLHQGGCIQGSFNCYHRFGNLSALHDFCSIGSTNTSTFDFGIFLEARKSGILESTDFPKKLIYSAWWGVRNLSSYGSNLQTSTYIWENIFALGISTFGLLLFLYLLGNLQVYMQRRASKYVEKSGEGKNQALDEAVVENILNELEQLYMQRIASKSNEKSPKKRRCCC